One Mycoavidus sp. B2-EB genomic region harbors:
- a CDS encoding oxidative damage protection protein, which yields MTRTVYCVKLGKQAEGLDFPPLPGELGQRIYQDISKEAWQSWLKQQTMLINENRLNMADARARQYLIKQTEKFFFGEGADTASGYVPPENA from the coding sequence ATGACTCGCACCGTTTATTGCGTAAAACTTGGCAAACAAGCTGAAGGCCTTGATTTCCCCCCTCTGCCGGGAGAATTAGGTCAGCGCATTTATCAGGATATATCGAAAGAAGCGTGGCAAAGCTGGCTTAAACAGCAAACCATGCTGATTAACGAAAATCGTCTCAATATGGCCGATGCACGCGCACGCCAATATTTAATCAAACAAACCGAAAAATTCTTTTTTGGCGAAGGCGCAGATACAGCCTCTGGCTATGTACCACCCGAGAATGCTTGA